In Sutterella faecalis, a genomic segment contains:
- the ttdA gene encoding L(+)-tartrate dehydratase subunit alpha, whose protein sequence is MAEELLRDRFTDLMAKFTAYFGKHLPDDVMKSLTEMRAEQTTDIANTIYDAMFTDMALARKNNVPLCQDTGVIQFFVKVGSRFPLLGEMEECLREATKRATKDAPLRHNAVQIFDEKNTGNNTGVRIPWIDWQIVPDSDEAEICGYMAGGGCSLPGAAKVLMPLEGYEGVVKFVFDIMTERGINACPPLLLGIGIAGSAEVAATLSKRALMRPVDSHNSNPTGAEFEKLIKDGLNELNLGPGGLTGKGTVMGVNVEQAARHPSCIAVGVSTGCWAHRRATIRVHADMSYEFLSHKGVTL, encoded by the coding sequence ATGGCTGAAGAGCTCCTCAGAGACCGATTCACGGATCTGATGGCGAAGTTCACGGCGTACTTCGGCAAGCACCTGCCCGACGACGTCATGAAGAGCCTCACGGAAATGCGTGCCGAACAGACGACCGACATTGCCAACACCATCTACGACGCCATGTTTACCGATATGGCGCTCGCCAGGAAGAACAACGTTCCGCTCTGCCAGGACACGGGCGTCATTCAGTTCTTCGTGAAGGTGGGTTCGCGCTTTCCGCTCCTCGGCGAAATGGAAGAGTGCCTGCGCGAAGCGACGAAGCGCGCGACGAAGGATGCGCCCCTGCGCCACAACGCCGTGCAGATCTTCGACGAAAAGAACACCGGCAACAACACGGGCGTGCGCATTCCATGGATCGACTGGCAGATCGTTCCCGATTCCGACGAAGCCGAAATCTGCGGCTACATGGCTGGCGGCGGCTGCTCGCTCCCCGGCGCCGCCAAGGTTCTGATGCCGCTCGAAGGCTATGAAGGCGTCGTCAAGTTCGTCTTCGACATCATGACGGAGCGCGGCATCAACGCCTGCCCGCCGCTTCTTCTCGGCATCGGCATTGCGGGTTCGGCGGAAGTTGCCGCCACGCTCTCGAAGCGCGCCCTCATGCGTCCGGTCGATTCGCACAACAGCAACCCGACGGGTGCGGAATTCGAAAAGCTCATCAAGGACGGGTTGAATGAGCTCAACCTCGGGCCGGGCGGCCTCACGGGCAAGGGCACGGTGATGGGCGTCAACGTCGAACAGGCTGCGCGCCATCCCTCCTGCATCGCGGTCGGCGTTTCCACGGGCTGCTGGGCCCACCGCCGCGCCACCATCCGCGTTCATGCGGACATGTCTTATGAATTTCTTTCGCACAAGGGAGTGACGCTGTGA
- the ttdB gene encoding L(+)-tartrate dehydratase subunit beta: MSTKTLTTPIKDEDLEDIKIGDILYLDGYLITARDQAHHRLVKLGRKLPVDLKGKAIFHAGPIMVPTKEAKSGWKVVSIGPTTSMRMEIFEKEFLAETGVKLIVGKGGMGPNTTAGCQESKAIHCVFPGGCAVVAAECVEEVEDVQWPELGMPESMWVMRVKHFGPLICSIDTHGNNLFEKNKAVFNERKGPIVERISALVDYQK; encoded by the coding sequence GTGAGCACCAAGACGCTGACCACCCCGATCAAGGATGAAGACCTCGAAGACATCAAGATCGGCGACATCCTCTACCTCGACGGCTATCTGATCACAGCCCGCGACCAGGCGCATCACCGCCTCGTGAAGCTCGGCCGCAAGCTCCCCGTGGATCTGAAGGGCAAAGCCATCTTCCACGCCGGTCCGATCATGGTTCCGACGAAGGAAGCCAAGAGCGGCTGGAAAGTCGTTTCAATCGGTCCCACAACCTCGATGCGCATGGAAATCTTCGAAAAGGAATTCCTCGCCGAAACCGGCGTGAAGCTCATTGTCGGCAAGGGCGGCATGGGTCCCAATACGACGGCGGGCTGCCAGGAATCGAAGGCCATTCACTGCGTCTTCCCGGGCGGCTGCGCCGTGGTTGCCGCGGAATGCGTTGAAGAGGTCGAGGACGTCCAGTGGCCCGAACTCGGCATGCCCGAATCCATGTGGGTCATGCGCGTGAAGCACTTCGGTCCCCTCATCTGCTCGATCGATACGCACGGCAACAACCTGTTCGAAAAGAACAAGGCCGTCTTCAACGAGCGCAAGGGCCCGATCGTCGAACGCATCAGCGCGCTCGTCGACTATCAAAAGTAA